A stretch of DNA from Rhodocyclaceae bacterium:
CGAAATAGTGGGGTGCAGTGCTGCTGCTCGCGGTGGCCGACTGGCTCATGGGCAACTCCGTTGGACCTTGGCGGTCTCTACTGGATCTTGGATTGCGGTGCCGCCACCCCTGCCGATGCAGCCGCCGTGGCCAGCGGGGTACCCGCCTGTGCACGGCCAGCCACCTCGAAGAAGGTGAACGACAGGGTTATTGTATTCACATCGGACGGCAGGGATGGATCGACCACGAAAGCGATCGGCATCTGCCGCGTCTCGCCGGCGGCCATTTCCTGCTTGTCGAAGCAGAAGCATTCGATCTTGCGGAAGAACTGCGAGGCCAGCATCGGTCCGTAGCTGGGGATCGCCTGCCCGGTGACCGCACGGCCGGCGACGTTCGAAACCTCGTACACGACGGTCGCGATCTCGCCAGGATGCACCTGCACGCTGGTCTCGAGCGGCTTGAAGGTCCAGGGCAGGTTGCTGCGCAGGTTGGCGTCGAACTCGACGGTGATGCGGCGGCTGGTGTCGACCTGGGTATTCGCCGGCTTGTGGTCGTCGCGCTTCACGATGCGATTGAGGCCGGTGACATCGCACAGCTTCTCGTAGAAAGGCACCAGCGCGAAGCCGAAGCCGAACATGAGCACCGTGACGACCAGGAGCTTGCGCAGGGTCACCCGGTTGTCGGATGCCGTCGTACAGGCATCCGGGACGCCATGTCCGGGTTGCATCGCCGCAGGCCTGTCGCTGCCAACGTCCATCAGCCTGCCGTCCTTGCGACCTGGTAGACGTAGAAAGCGAACACCAGGACCGCAGCCGCCCCGAGCATCAGCGCCGTGCGCAGGGCGTTGCGGCGCTGTATGCGCTGGCGTTCGGCGGCCGGGAGGTTGTCGATGTCGAGGCTGGTCATGGTGTCCTGGCGATGCGCCTGCTCAGCGAACGACTGGCGGGACCTCGAAGGTGTGGTACGGCGCCGGCGACGGCACGCTCCACTCGAGGCCCTGAGCACCTTCCCAGGGCTTGTCTGCCGCCTTTTCGCCACCGCGGATGCACGACACCACGATGTAGAGGAACAGCAGCTGGGTGAAGCCGAAGCCGAACGCACCGATCGTCGAGATCATGTTGAAGTCGGCGAACTGGAGCGCGTAGTCAGGCACACGGCGCGGCATGCCGGCGAGGCCGAGGAAGTGCTGCACGAAGAAGGTGATGTTGAAGAAGATCACCGACAGCCAGAAGTGCGCCTTGCCCAGCGTCTCGTTGTACATGTGCCCGGTCCACTTGGGCAGCCAGTAGTACACGCCGGCGAACAGGGCGAACAGCGAGCCGGCCACCAGCACGTAGTGGAAGTGCGCCACCACGAAGTAGGTGTCGTGCAGCTGGATGTCGATCGGGGTGATCGCAAGGATCAGCCCGGTGAAGCCACCCATCGTGAACACGAAGATGAAGCCGCAGGCGAACAGCATCGGGGTCTCGAAGGTCATCGAGCCCTTCCACATCGTCGCCACCCAGTTGAACACCTTCACGCCGGTGGGCACCGCGATCAGCATCGTCGCGTACATGAAGAACAGCTGGGCGGTCGCCGGCATGCCGACGGTGAACATGTGGTGTGCCCAGACGATGAACGAGAGAATCGCGATCGACGAGGTGGCGTACACCATCGAGGTGTAGCCGAACAGCGGCTTGCGGGCGAAGGCCGGGATGATCTCCGACACGATGCCGAACGCCGGCAGGATCATGATGTAGACCTCGGGGTGCCCGAAGAACCAGAACACATGCTGGAACAGCACCGGATCGCCGCCCCCGGCCGCGTTGAAGAAGTGGGTATCGAAATGGCGGTCGGTCAGGATCATGGTGATCGCGCCGGCGAGCACCGGCATCACGGCGATCAGCAGGTAGGCGGTAATCAGCCACGTCCAGCAGAACAGCGGCATCTTCATCAGCGTCATGCCGGGCGCGCGCATGTTCAGGATCGTGGTGACGATGTTGATCGAGCCCATGATCGACGAGGCGCCCAGGATGTGCAGCGCGAAGATCGCGAGATCCATGCCGGGGCCCATCTGAACCGACAGCGGCGGGTACAGCGTCCAGCCACCGGCGGCGGCACCGCCCGGCACGAAGAACGAGATCACCAGCAGCAGCGCCGCGGGGGGCAGCAGCCAGAAGCTCCAGTTGTTCATCCGCGCGAAGGCCATGTCGGCAGCGCCGATCTGCAGCGGGATCATCCAGTTCGCGAAGCCGACGAACGCCGGCATGATCGCGCCGAACACCATGATCACGCCGTGCATCGTGGTGAGCTGGTTGAACACTTCGGGCTCGACCAGCTGCAGGCCGGGCTGGAACAGCTCGGAGCGCAGCAGCAGGGCCAGGATGCCCCCCACCAGGAACATCGTGAAGCTGAACCACAGGTACATCGTGCCGATGTCCTTGTGGTTGGTCGTCGTGATCCAGCGCATCAGCCCGGTCGGCTGGGCGTGCGCGTGGTGGTCATGGACGGCCGGATGGGAATGGGTGGCCTGCATGTCTCGTCTCCCTGGTGTACCTGGCGTAACGGGTTGTGCGCGATATATCGATGAAGATTCGGGGCGCGGCGCTGCCGGTGGATCCGGTCAGCCGCCGCTGGCGCTGCGCGCCGCGACGGCGGTTGCCGCGCGTGCCGGGGCATCGGCCGCCGGCGCTGCTGCAGCCGGGGCGACAGGCGCTGCTGCGGCCGGCGCAGGCGCCGCACCGGAACCGGCCGTACGGGCTTTCTGCCGCTCGGCGGCCCAGGCGCGGAAGTCCTCGACCGACTTCACCTCGACCACGATCGGCATGAAACCATGTTCCTTGCCGCACAGTTCGGCGCAGACGCCGCGGTAGACGCCCACGGCACTGGCCTTGAACCAGGTATCGCGGATAAAGCCCGGGATCGCGTCCTGCTTCACGCCAAGCGCAGGCACCCACCACGCATGCAGCACGTCGTTGGCGGTGGTGAGGATGCGGACCTTCTTCCCTACCGGCACTACAAGCCGATTGTCGACATCGAGCAGGTAGTCGGCTTCCTTCGGCTTGGAGTTCGTGCGTTCCTCGTAGGAGGTAGCCAGCGCGGAGTAGAACGCGATGCCGTCGGCGACATCCTTCAGGTCGCCCTCGCCCTTCAGGTAATCGTAGCCCCACTGCCACTGGTAGCCGGTGGCCTTGATGGTCAGGTCGGGCGACGAGGTATCTTTCATCGCGATCACCGTCTTCGTGGCCGGCCAGGCCATCAGGATCAGGATCAGGAACGGCACCACCGTCCAGACGATCTCGACCGTGGTGTTCTCGTGGAACTGGGCCGGCTCGTGGCCCACCGATTTCCGGTGGTAGATGATCGCGTAGAACATCGCGCTGAACACCGCCACGAAGATCACCGCGCAGAAGATCAGGACGAGCGTGTGCAGGTCGTAGATCTGCGAGGCGATCTCGCTGACCGGCGGTTGCAGGTTGTACTTCGACGCGGCCTGGTAAGCCGGGCCTGCGGCCTCCTGCGCGAAGGACGCCGCTGGGAGCAGCAGGCCGGCGATGCCGGCCAGGGCCGAAGGAATGCGGGGGTAGTGCGGACGATTCATGAAGACTCCGGTGTGCGATGCGACCTGCAGCCGTGGCATTGAATTCGGAAGGATATCGGAAGCAGTTTTCGGTGGTGCTGTTCGGTGCGTTCGACCAAGTGAGCTCAGGCAGCCGCGGCGCGCGCGTGGCGGATGCGGATGACCAGGTAATCGGCCGCGGCAGTGCGCTCGGCCTCGGTCATCAGGTGCCCGATCGGGTGCACCCGGCCATGCGAACGCAGTGCGAGCACGCTCTTGCGCGCGATGCCTGCCGGTTCGAAGACGACCTGCACCCAGTGCAGGTTGAAACGTGCCTCGGTAATCTGCCCGCGCATCGAGCGCCGCACGACGAGTTCATGACCGAGGATCGTGACTGTTTCGAAATCGCCGTCGCCAGCCCGCAGCCAGCGGAACGCGAACACGATCATCGCTACCTCGAGCCCGGCGAACGGCAGCACCAGCCATGCCCCCTGTGCCGTAACGACCGTGGCCACGACCAGCACCGGCACGCACATGCCGGCGGCGACCCAGCGCCGCACGGCGGGCGACAGCGATCGGTTCGGACGCGCAGTCAGGCTCAGGCCGACCGTAGGGTCAGAACGCTTCCGGTCTTCCGCTGGCACCGCGGTGATCGCAACGGAGCCCACATCGGCCTCGATCGTAGTGATTTCGAATCTCCCTGCGCGGCTGGCGACCGACAAGCCTGTACAGGACACCAGCCTGACCGACGGCGGACTTCTAGACCCGGTCCGCTGGCCGGAATGTGCGGCCGGATCGGCCGCGCCAACTGCATGCAGGAACAGACTTTCCGCACCTGCATGCAACGCGATGCGGACAGCATCCGGTGGTTCACCCTCGCTGTCCGGACATGTCCCGGTGGCCGATGCAGCCTGTTACGGGAGGCCTGCAACGACACTCGGATGAACCCCGGGTTGAACTTCGGGCCGGGTCAGACACGGCCCTTCAACATAGGTCTGAATCTAGCACAGCCGACAGGCGACCTTCAACCGCGCTGCCCTGTCTCAGGTGGGTTCGACGGCAGCCTCGATGCGATCGATCCGAACCTGCGCGGCCGCGCCGGTCCAGTCGGGAACGGGCGCATGGGACAGGCGCCCGACGCAGGGCGCGGGCAGCCAACGCTCCAGCGTACCGAATACCTCGTCGGCCCGCGCGAGTGCGGGATCGATCTCGTTCGCCAGCCATCCGGCCAGCGACAGCCCGCGCCGCTGCACGGCCTCGGCAGTAAGCAGCGCATGGTTGATGCATCCCAGCCGCAGCCCGACCACGAGCAGCACCGGAAAACCGAGTTCCACGGCAAGTGCCGCAGTGTCGGCGCCCGGACCCGGCTGGTCCGCCAGCGGCACGCAGAAGCCGCCGACGCCCTCGACCAGCAGCCAGTCGACCTGCGCGCCAGCGGCCCGCGCCGCCTCGACGATTTGCGCGGTGGACAGCGCAACGCCAGCCTGCCGGGCCGCCAGGTGCGGCGCGACCGGCTCGGCGAACCGGTACTGGTTGACCCACGCCGCCGGCAGCGCCACGTTCGCCGCCGCGACCGCGGAATCGATGTCCTCCCACGCGAGGGTGCTGCCGCCGCCCTCCGGCGCGCAGGCTCCGGAGGCAATCGGCTTCATCACGCCGACCCGGTGCCCGACGGCACCGAGCGCACGCGCGACGACCGCGCAGCTGCGCGTCTTGCCGATGCCGGTATCGGTACCGGTGACGAAAATCCCGCGCATTCGCGTCAGCCCCCGCCGCCAGGGCGGACGCGTTCGAAACGCACGATCGAGCGACCATCGGCGGTACGCCGCGGTTCGCCGCGCCACGCATGGCCGTAGACGACTTCGTAGGTGGCCGGCAGGCGGCCGTCGCTGCGGAAACGTTCGTAGGCTGCGACCACCCGGTCGAACGCATGCCGCCCCATCATGCCCTGGCGCCGGCCGGCGGTCGCATTGTGTGCACCGATCGCCTTCAGATCGCGCATGAGCGCCGGCAGCGTCGGGTAGGTGAGCGTGATCCGCTCCATGTCGACCACCGGTGTGACGAACCCGGCCTCCAGCAGCATGTCGCCGATGTCGTGCATGTCGGTGAAACGGCTGACATGGCTGTACCCATCGACTTCAGCGAATGCCGTGCGCAGCTCCTTCAGGGTATCGGGGCCGAAGGTGCTGAACATGACCAGCCCGCCCGGCCGGATGACCCGCGAGAACTCGCCCAGCGCCACCGGCAGATCGTTCACCCACTGCAGCGCGAGGTTCGACCACACCATGTCGATCGACCCGGACGCGAGCGGCAGGCGCTCGAGGTCGCCGCACACCGGCAGGCTACGCGCGCGTCCGCCGAGTGCCGACCGCCAGCGGGCTGGCTCCTTTGCCAGCGCGGTGCGCAGCATCGCCGGTGCGATGTCGAGCGCGAACCGCTGCGCCTTCGGGTAGCGCGCCGCCAGCGCCAGCGTGCCATGCCCGGTGCCGCTGCCAGCATCGAGCAGGCGCGACGGCTCGATGCGGATGTAATCGAGACGCTCGGCCATCCGGTCGCCGACCTCGCGCTGCAGGACCGCCGCACGGTCGTAGTCGGACGCGGCGCGCGAGAACGAGGCGCGGGTGGCGCGCTTGTCGATCACGTGCGGCTCGGTCGGGGGCAGGTTCATGTGCGGGATGCGGTCTCGTGCAGGAAGCGGTGCGAGGCACCGTCCATCTCGGCGATCGTAACGGCAAGTCGGCCGGCCTGTACGACGGGCAGCGCGTGCCCATCCGCGGCCACTGCCAGCCCGCGTGCACGCGGCAGCGCGGCGGCGAGCGCGTGCGCGGCCGCCACGGGCACCAGTGCATCCCGCTCGCCATGCACGAGGGCAACCGGGACGTCCAGCGCGGATAGCCTTCCGCGCAGATCCGCGCGGCGCAGGCAGTCGAGCCCTTCCATCATCGCGTCCGGAAAACCGGCAGCCGCCTCGCCAGGCAACGCACGGTCGAACGAACGCCGCAGGCGACGCGCCAGTGCCGGCGCATCCGCCGAACCCATCGCGCAGAGCGACGCCAGGCGTGACTGCGCCGCCGGAACCGAGGCCGCGGCGACAGCCGCGAATGCCTCGAACTCGGCGGCGGGCATGGCCGGGATCCAGCCGTCGCCGGCGACGAAGCGGGGCGTGGCGCCGACCAGGACCAGCGCCGCGATCGCCCCGGGATGGGCGAGCGCGCGGTCGACCGCCAGGGTCGCGCCGAGCGACCATGCACAGATACCGAAGGGCGGAGCGTCGCCGGCACGCACGGCTGCCGCACGCTGGTCGATGGCGGCGACAGCTGCCCTGCAGGCCACCGCCGTCGCGACGATCGTCGGCGGCAGGAAGGCCCGCAATTCATCGAACACCGATGCCGCGAAGCCCCAACCCGGCACCAGCAGCCAGTCGCCGATCGGCGCACGCGCGCGTTCATCCACGCCGCGCATCGATCTCGTGCATGGCCTCGCACAGTCGGTCGAGCTGCTCGAGCGTATGCGCGGCCGACAGCGAGATGCGCAGGCGGGCGCTGCCGGCGGGGACAGTCGGGGGCCGTATCGCCGGCACCAGCAATCCGCGCTCGGCCAGCGCCGCCGACAGGGCGAGGGCCTGCGCGGAGGCGCCCACCACCCACGGCTGTATCGCGGTCGACGACGGCAGCGCATGCCCGCTGCGCAGCCCGCGCACGCCCGCCTGCCAGCGCCGGATCAGGGCGCCCAGGTGTTCGCGCCGCTGCGGTTCCCGCTCGATCAGTGCCAGGCTCGCCTGCAGCCCGCAGGCGAGCATCGGCGGCAGCGCGGTCGTGAACACATACGTGCGCGCCGACTGCACCAGCGTGTCGATCACCTCGGGTGCGGCCGCGACAAATGCACCGAATACCCCGGCCGCCTTGCCCAGAGTGCCCATGTAGATCACCCGGTCGAGCACGTCGGACGGCTCGATGCCGAAGTGCGCCAGGCAGCCGCGACCGCCACCGAGCACGCCGAAGCCATGGGCATCATCGACCAGCAGCCAGGCATCGAAGCGGGCCGCCAGTTCGAGCAGTTCGGGCAACGGGGCGATGTCGCCGTCCATGCTGAACACGCCATCGACCATGATCATGCGCACCCGCGCATCGCTGGTGGCCAGCTGGCGCTCCAGCGCCGCGAGGTCGCCGTGCGGATGACGGTGGAAGGTGGCGCGCGACAGCAGCGCGCCGTCGTTCAGGCAGGCATGGTTCAGCCGGTCGCCGAACACGGCGTCGCCACGGCCGAGCAGGGCGGTGGCGATGCCGAGATTGGCCATGTAGCCGGTCGAGAACAGCAGGGCCGCCGGGAACCCCGAAAAGCGGGTGAGGTCGCGCTCCAGCGCCTCGTGCGCATCGGTATGCCCGGTCAGCAGGTGCGAGGCCCCAGCCCCGGTACCGTAGCGCCGTACGCCCTCCTCGACCGCGCGAGCGATCCCGGGATGCGCCGCGAGGCCGAGGTAGTCGTTGCTGCAGAACGACACGAAATCGCGGCCGTCGATGGTCACGGACACGCCCTGCGGCGATTCCAGCCGGCGACGGGTACGCCTCAGCGAGTCGGCCTCCAGCCCGGCGAGCCGCGCTGCGAGGTCGGACAGCCTGGTCACCGCGCCTCAGGTTCCCGGCGCGAGGAGGGCGCCAGCTGCCGCCGGCGTCGTCGCGGGGTCGAGCCCGTGGATGCCGAGCCTGTCGAACAGCGCATGGTCGCGCTCGACATCGGGATTACCAGTGGTGAGCAGGCGATCGCCGTAGAAGACCGAGTTGGCCCCGGCGAGGAAGCACAGCGCCTGCACGGATTCCGACATCTCTTCCCGGCCGGCCGAGAGCCGGACCATCGCCCGCGGCATCGCGATGCGCGCGACGGCCACGGTGCGCACGAACTCGAGCGGGTCGAGCGCGTCCTCGTTCTCGAGCGGCGTGCCCGGCACGCGCACCAGGTGGTTGATCGGCACGCTCTCCGGGTACGGCTGGAGGTTGGCGAGCGTCGCGATCAGCCCCGCCCGCTGGCGCCGCGTCTCTCCCATGCCGACGATGCCTCCGCAGCAGACGTTCATGCCGGCCGACCGGACCTGTGCCAGCGTGTCGAGCCGGTCATCCTGGCTACGCGTCGACACGATGTCGCCGTAGAACTCGGGGGCGGTATCGAGGTTGTGGTTGTAGTAATCGAGGCCGGCATCGCGCAGTTGCCCGGCCTGCCCTGGCTTGAGCATGCCGAGCGTCGCGCAGGTCTCCAGGCCGAGCGCGCGCACCTGGCGCACCATCGCCAGCACCGGCTCGAGGTCGCGCTGCTTCGGGCTACGCCATGCGGCGCCCATGCAGAAGCGCGTCGCGCCATTGGCCTTCGCGGCGCGGGCAGCTTCGACCACCGCGTCCACCGACAGCATCGCCTCGTTGCCCACGCCCGTGTCGTACCGGGCGGCCTGCGGGCAGTAGCCGCAGTCTTCGGGGCAGCCGCCGGTCTTGATCGACAGCAGCGTCGAGCGCTGGACCGCGTTCGGATCATGGTGCTCGCGATGGACGGTCTGTGCCCGGAACATCAGGTCCGCGAACGGAAGGTCGAACAGCGCTGCCACTTCGTCGACCGACCACGATCGCGGGCTGGACGGGGAATCGGGGCGATACGGAGGTTTCTCGAGGGTGTCCATGGACTCGGGCTGTCGAACAATGAAAGGCATTCCTTGCCGAACGATGATCGGTCGCCCATGACGCGATGTCAAACCACGTTCAATCCTGCTTTCGATCCGGCGTCCGCCGGCATGTCCGGCGGCGCGCCGCGCGCGTCGGCCTGGCGGCGTCTGCACAGGCTGTGGTCGGGCCCCGCGCCCTGCGCCTTGTGCGGTGCCGCCAGCGAAGCGTGCGAATCGCTATGCGACGGATGCCATCGCGACCTGCCGTGGCTCGACGGCAACGCCTGCCCGCGCTGTGGCGAACCGGCCGGCGCTCCCGCGCGTGCGCCAGAGACCGGCGCACCTGCGCGCTGCAACCGCTGCGCGCGCGAACCGCCGCCGTTCGAACGGCTCGTCGCCGCACTCGATTACCGCTTTCCGGTTGACGCCATGATCCGGCGCCTGAAATTCGAAGGCGAACTGTGGCTGGTCCCGGTGCTGGCCGGACTCCTGCTCGAGCGCTGTGCCAGCGCCGCCCGGCCGCAATGCCTGCTGCCGGTGCCGCTGTCTGACCAGCGGATCGCCGAACGCGGCTTCAATCAGTCGGCCGAGATCGCGCGCCTGCTGTCGAAGCAGACCGGCATCCCGATGCGTCTGGAGGTCCTGCGCCGCGCGCGCGACACCTTGCCCCAGTCAGAGCTGCCGCTGGCCGGACGCGCGGATAACCTGCGCCGCGCCTTCGTGGTCGACCGTCCGATCGACGGCCTGCATGTTGCGCTCGTGGACGACGTGACCACCACTGGCGCCACCGGTGCCGAAGCCGCGCACGCGCTGCTGCGCCAGGGCGCCGCTCGCGTCGACCTGTGGACGGTAGCGCAGACGCTGCGCCGACGTCCTGCATGACCCCGCGGAGCGGCGCGGCGCCTGCCGCCGACCGACCTCCGGCAGACAGCGGCGATGTCCACCCGGCCGCACGAATGGACGGCAATGGCCAGCCGGGGTAATGTCGATCCGGTATCGGCCGGTCTTCCTGCATCCTTTCCGATGGATGCGCGCCAGACCTTGAACCTGCCCCGCGTTTCCGGCCAGCCCGCGGCCGGTTTCACGGGCAGCACACTGCATCCGCTCCCATCCAGGGATCGGCACTTCTTCACGCAATCCGAGGTATTTCGACATGACCCTGATGCTCCTGGGCCTGATCCTCTTCCTCAGTGTCCACTCGACGCGTATCTTCGCCAGCGGCTGGCGCGATGCGATGATCGCGAAGCTCGGACCCAACGGCTGGAAAGGGCTGTGTTCCCTGGTCTCGCTCGTCGGACTGGTGCTGATCGTGATCGGCTACGGCGCCACCCGCACCGACCCGGTCTTCCTGTGGCAGCCGCCGGTCTGGACCCGGCATGCCGCCTCCCTGTTGACGCTCGGTGCCTTCGTGCTGCTGGTCGCCGCCTACATTCCGTCGAACCGGATCAAGGCGGCGATCGGCCATCCGATGGTGGCTGGGGTGAAGCTGTGGGCTTTCGCCCACCTGCTCGCCAACGGCACGCTGGCCGACATCGTGCTGTTCGGCAGCTTCCTGGCATGGGCAGTCGCCGACTTCATCTCGGCACGGCAGCGCGATCGCGCAGCCGGAGTGACGTACAACAGCGCCACGCTACCCACGGTGGCCACCGTCGTGCTGGGCATCGCGCTGTGGGCAGTCTTCGCGTTCTGGCTGCACCGGGTGCTGATCGGCGTCGCGCCCTTCGGCCGCTGAGCGGCCGGGGTCATCGGCCGCTGAGCGGCTCGGCGTCATCGGCCGCTGAGCGGCCGGCGTCAGTCCTTCGGGCCGGTGTGCCAGGCCGGCCAGCGTTCCAGCACCGCCGGGCCATCGCTGCGGTAGATGTGGCAGGAATCGATCTGGTAGGGACGCTTGTCCGGAGGGCGCAACTGGTCGCGGGCGGCGCGCGCACGGCCGGTCGCCTGGTAGGCGGTGGTTGCCATCGGCCCGAGCAGTTCCAGCAGGTGGGTACAGCCGCGCGTGCCGCCGAGCACCTCCAGCGTCCTGCGCCGCCAGCCCGGCCCGATCTTCAGTCCGACCAGCGCCTTGAACGCCGGGGCAATGTCGCCGCAGCCGCTGTAGGGCGACGCTTCCGTCACCGCCTCGCAGTCGTGAATCAGGAAGTCCAGGTCGATGGTCAGCCGGATACGCATCTGGTGGATCGGTTCACCCGGCGCACGGGGCTCGCCACCATCGCGCCGCTGGTGGACATGGGCCTTCACGTCGATCATGAAGCCCTCGATGTCCCAAAGGCCATCCTCGCGCTGGAAACCCTGGCATTCGACGCGGCGGACATGGATCGCGGTACGCGGGGCAGGTTCGGACAGTGGCATCTGGAAAACGTTGCTTCGGCGGTTGGAGGGAACTGCCATCAGCCCGCAGGCTGCGCCCCGGATCGGCTGCGCCGCGCGGCCACGCGTTCGAGCACGTCGCGCTGTTCTTGGGCTGTGTAGATCGACCAGTGGGCAATCTCGTCCAGCGAGCGGAAGCAGCCGCGGCAGGCGTCGAGGTCCTTGTCGTAGAGGCAGACCAGCACGCAGGGCGACGCCACCGGCGCCTCGGCATCCGCCGCATCGGCAGTCCCGGGCAGCGATCGGGAAGTCGGGAGCGTCACGGCCATGGCCTCGGTGTCCTGCAGTCGGGGAGCGCGCCTGCGGCGCGTCGGGCCCGTATTGTCCGGCATGCCGCGCTGCAGCGCCAGCCTGCGACACTCGCTCAGGAAGCCAGGCTGCGTTCGCGCCCGGCCAGCCGCGCGCGTGCCGCACGCGATCCAGTCCGGCGCCCCAGTGCCTCGCTGATGAAGCAGCCGGCATCGACCAGCCGGTCGAAGTCGACGCCGGTCTCGATGCCCATGCCGTGCAGCATCCACACCACGTCCTCGGTCGCGACATTGCCGGTCGCCCCGGGCGAATACGGGCAGCCGCCGAGGCCGGCCACCGAGGCATCGACCGTCGCCACGCCGTGCTCGAGCATCGCGAGCGTATTGGCCAGCCCCTGTCCCCAGGTATCGTGGAAATGTCCGGCCAGCCGCGCGGCCGGCACCTGCGCGATCAGCAGGTCGAACAACCGGTGCACGGACCCCGCAGTGCCGATGCCGGTCGTGTCGCCGATCGACACCTCGTAGCAGCCGAGATCGAGCAACCGGCGCGTCACGTCGAGCACGCGCGCGGCAGCCACCTCGCCTTCGTACGGACAGCCGAACGCCACCGAGACGTATCCGCGCACCCGCCAGCCCTGTGCAAGCGCGGCGCGGGTGACCTCGGCGAATCGCGTCAGCCCTTCGTCGATGGTGCAGTGGGTGTTCTTCAGAGAAAACGCCTCGCTGGCTGCCGAGAACACAGCGATCTCTTCCAGCGCGATGCCGCTCGCCTGCTGGTACGCGAGTGCGGTCTCGAACCCCTTCATGTTCGGCACCAGTACCGGGAACCGCGTGCCGGGCGGCCGCGCGATCTCCGACAGCACCTCCGCGGTCCCGGCCATCTGCGGCACCCATTTCGGCGACACGAAAGCGCCCGACTCGACCATCGAGAGGCCCGCCGACGCGAGCCGGTCGATGAGTGCCACGCGCGTCGCCACCGGGATGCTGCCCGGCTCGTTCTGCAGCCCGTCGCGCGGCCCGACCTCGACCACGCGCACGGCAGCGGGCAGCAGGCCAGTTCTGTTCGTGGCCGCGCTCACCGCTTCGCTTCGGCGACCCAGCGGGCGGCTCGCTTTTCCAGGAATGCAGTGACGCCCTCGCGGCCCTCGGGGCTGGCGCGCAGCGCGGCGATCCGGCGCGCCGACTCCGCGACAAGTGCCTCGTCGATCGGGCGCCCCACCGCTTCGGCGACCCAGGCCTTGCACTCGGCCAGCGCACACGGGCCGCCGAGCAGCAGTTGCCCGGCCAGCACATCGATCCTGGCATCGAGCGCCGCCGCGTCGACCACCTCGTGTACCAGCCCGAGCCGCAACGCTTCGGCGGCGTCGAATTTCTCCGCGGTGAGGCCGTAGCGGCGCGCCTGGCGCTCGCCGATGGCAGCCACGACGTAGGGCGTGATCACGGCCGGGATCATGCCCAGCCGGACTTCCGTCAGGCAGAACGTGGCCTCGGGCGCCGCCACCGCGATGTCGCAGCAGGCAACCAGCCCGAGCCCGCCGGCGAACGCCGGCCCGTGCACGCGCGCGAGGGTCGGCTTGCGGAACGTGTAGAGCGTGTGCATCAGCCGCGCCAGCCCCAGCGCATCCTCGACGTTCTGCGCCTCGGAATAGCCGGCCATGCGCTTCATCCAGTTGAGGTTGGCGCCCGCGGAAAAACTCCGGCCGCTGGCCGCGAGCACTACCACTCTCACAGCGGCATCGGCGGCGAGGTCGTGCAGCGCGCCGGTGAGCGCCGCGATCATCGCGTCGTCGAACGCGTTGTGTATATCGGGCCGGTCCAGTGTCACCGTGGCGATGCCCCGGACATCGACGGCGACGGTGATGCCGGTCACGGCGTCGGGTGATGGGGCCATGGCGGATCCCTTCGGCAAAAAAAGGGATTGTGCCGCAGGCAGGGCGGTTACGAATACGCCATGCCCTGCGACGCATCCGCCGGGAACACCCTGCGCCGCGCCACCGTCAATCGGCGAATTGACCCGCCTTGGCGATGATCGGCCCCCACAACGCGATCTCCTTCGTCAGGTGCGCGCGCAATCCTTCGGGCG
This window harbors:
- the bioF gene encoding 8-amino-7-oxononanoate synthase; translated protein: MSDLAARLAGLEADSLRRTRRRLESPQGVSVTIDGRDFVSFCSNDYLGLAAHPGIARAVEEGVRRYGTGAGASHLLTGHTDAHEALERDLTRFSGFPAALLFSTGYMANLGIATALLGRGDAVFGDRLNHACLNDGALLSRATFHRHPHGDLAALERQLATSDARVRMIMVDGVFSMDGDIAPLPELLELAARFDAWLLVDDAHGFGVLGGGRGCLAHFGIEPSDVLDRVIYMGTLGKAAGVFGAFVAAAPEVIDTLVQSARTYVFTTALPPMLACGLQASLALIEREPQRREHLGALIRRWQAGVRGLRSGHALPSSTAIQPWVVGASAQALALSAALAERGLLVPAIRPPTVPAGSARLRISLSAAHTLEQLDRLCEAMHEIDARRG
- a CDS encoding NnrU family protein, with protein sequence MTLMLLGLILFLSVHSTRIFASGWRDAMIAKLGPNGWKGLCSLVSLVGLVLIVIGYGATRTDPVFLWQPPVWTRHAASLLTLGAFVLLVAAYIPSNRIKAAIGHPMVAGVKLWAFAHLLANGTLADIVLFGSFLAWAVADFISARQRDRAAGVTYNSATLPTVATVVLGIALWAVFAFWLHRVLIGVAPFGR
- a CDS encoding ComF family protein, translating into MTRCQTTFNPAFDPASAGMSGGAPRASAWRRLHRLWSGPAPCALCGAASEACESLCDGCHRDLPWLDGNACPRCGEPAGAPARAPETGAPARCNRCAREPPPFERLVAALDYRFPVDAMIRRLKFEGELWLVPVLAGLLLERCASAARPQCLLPVPLSDQRIAERGFNQSAEIARLLSKQTGIPMRLEVLRRARDTLPQSELPLAGRADNLRRAFVVDRPIDGLHVALVDDVTTTGATGAEAAHALLRQGAARVDLWTVAQTLRRRPA
- the bioB gene encoding biotin synthase BioB; amino-acid sequence: MDTLEKPPYRPDSPSSPRSWSVDEVAALFDLPFADLMFRAQTVHREHHDPNAVQRSTLLSIKTGGCPEDCGYCPQAARYDTGVGNEAMLSVDAVVEAARAAKANGATRFCMGAAWRSPKQRDLEPVLAMVRQVRALGLETCATLGMLKPGQAGQLRDAGLDYYNHNLDTAPEFYGDIVSTRSQDDRLDTLAQVRSAGMNVCCGGIVGMGETRRQRAGLIATLANLQPYPESVPINHLVRVPGTPLENEDALDPLEFVRTVAVARIAMPRAMVRLSAGREEMSESVQALCFLAGANSVFYGDRLLTTGNPDVERDHALFDRLGIHGLDPATTPAAAGALLAPGT
- a CDS encoding DUF2889 domain-containing protein, with product MPLSEPAPRTAIHVRRVECQGFQREDGLWDIEGFMIDVKAHVHQRRDGGEPRAPGEPIHQMRIRLTIDLDFLIHDCEAVTEASPYSGCGDIAPAFKALVGLKIGPGWRRRTLEVLGGTRGCTHLLELLGPMATTAYQATGRARAARDQLRPPDKRPYQIDSCHIYRSDGPAVLERWPAWHTGPKD
- a CDS encoding DUF1289 domain-containing protein yields the protein MAVTLPTSRSLPGTADAADAEAPVASPCVLVCLYDKDLDACRGCFRSLDEIAHWSIYTAQEQRDVLERVAARRSRSGAQPAG
- a CDS encoding alpha/beta hydrolase, with product MDERARAPIGDWLLVPGWGFAASVFDELRAFLPPTIVATAVACRAAVAAIDQRAAAVRAGDAPPFGICAWSLGATLAVDRALAHPGAIAALVLVGATPRFVAGDGWIPAMPAAEFEAFAAVAAASVPAAQSRLASLCAMGSADAPALARRLRRSFDRALPGEAAAGFPDAMMEGLDCLRRADLRGRLSALDVPVALVHGERDALVPVAAAHALAAALPRARGLAVAADGHALPVVQAGRLAVTIAEMDGASHRFLHETASRT